A DNA window from Burkholderia sp. HI2500 contains the following coding sequences:
- a CDS encoding ComEA family DNA-binding protein, whose translation MIRKWLAAAAMLGTIASAWAAVDVNTANEDALVGIKGIGPARAKAILDERGARGPFKNAEDLASRVKGMGGHTVERLQREGLTVGAAGTGATPPAPGKPPGKPAAPPARTAQK comes from the coding sequence ATGATCAGGAAATGGTTGGCCGCAGCGGCAATGCTCGGCACGATCGCGTCGGCCTGGGCGGCCGTTGACGTCAACACCGCGAACGAGGATGCGCTCGTCGGCATCAAGGGCATCGGCCCGGCACGGGCGAAGGCGATTCTCGACGAACGCGGCGCACGCGGTCCGTTCAAGAATGCGGAAGATCTCGCGTCGCGCGTGAAAGGCATGGGCGGCCATACCGTCGAGCGGCTTCAGCGGGAAGGCCTGACGGTCGGTGCGGCCGGCACGGGTGCCACGCCGCCCGCACCGGGCAAGCCGCCCGGCAAGCCCGCGGCACCACCTGCCCGCACGGCACAGAAGTAA
- the rpsA gene encoding 30S ribosomal protein S1, with protein sequence MSDLQTSTPNTESFAALFEESLTRQDMRAGEVISAEVVRVDHNFVVVNAGLKSEAYIPIEEFLNDQGEVEVQSGDFVSVAIDALENGYGDTILSRDKAKRLASWLSLEKALDNNELVTGTITGKVKGGMTVMVNGIRAFLPGSLVDTRPVKDTTPYEGKTLEFRVIKLDRKRNNVVLSRRAVIEATQGEERAKLLETLKEGAIVNGVVKNITDYGAFVDLGGIDGLLHITDIAWRRVRHPSEVLSVGQEVTAKILKFDQEKNRVSLGIKQLGDDPWEGISRRYPSGTRLFGKVTNITDYGAFVEVESGIEGLVHVSEMDWTNKNVAPSKVVQLGDEVEVMVLEIDEDRRRISLGMKQCKPNPWDDFSRNFKKGDKITGAIKSITDFGVFIGLPGGIDGLVHLSDLSWSEAGEEAVRKYKKGDEVEAIVLGIDVEKERISLGIKQLEGDPFSNYVAMNDKGSIVDGVVKTVDAKGAVVTLTGDIEGYLRASEISQDRVEDARNVLKEGDKVNAMVINIDRKSRGINLSIKAKDSAEQQEAIRGLQSDSSAAATGTTNLGALLKAKLDGQNQ encoded by the coding sequence ATGTCCGACCTGCAAACCTCTACCCCGAATACTGAATCTTTCGCGGCTCTGTTCGAAGAGTCGCTGACCCGCCAAGACATGCGCGCCGGCGAAGTGATTTCCGCCGAAGTCGTGCGCGTCGACCACAACTTCGTGGTCGTCAATGCAGGCCTGAAGTCCGAGGCTTACATTCCGATCGAGGAATTCCTGAACGATCAGGGCGAGGTTGAGGTGCAGTCGGGCGATTTCGTGTCCGTCGCGATCGACGCACTCGAAAACGGCTACGGCGACACGATCCTGTCGCGCGACAAGGCGAAGCGCCTTGCATCGTGGCTGTCGCTGGAAAAGGCGCTCGACAACAACGAACTCGTCACCGGCACGATCACCGGCAAGGTGAAGGGCGGCATGACCGTGATGGTCAACGGCATCCGCGCGTTCCTGCCGGGTTCGCTGGTCGACACGCGTCCGGTCAAGGACACGACCCCGTACGAAGGCAAGACGCTCGAGTTCCGCGTGATCAAGCTCGATCGCAAGCGTAACAACGTCGTGCTGTCGCGTCGTGCAGTGATCGAAGCAACCCAAGGCGAAGAGCGCGCGAAGCTGCTCGAGACGCTGAAGGAAGGCGCGATCGTCAACGGCGTGGTCAAGAACATCACCGATTACGGCGCGTTCGTCGACCTCGGCGGCATCGACGGCCTGCTGCACATCACCGACATCGCATGGCGTCGTGTGCGTCACCCGAGCGAAGTCCTGTCGGTTGGCCAGGAAGTCACCGCGAAGATCCTCAAGTTCGACCAAGAGAAGAACCGCGTCTCGCTGGGCATCAAGCAACTGGGCGACGATCCGTGGGAAGGCATCTCGCGCCGTTACCCGTCGGGCACGCGCCTGTTCGGCAAGGTCACGAACATCACCGACTACGGCGCATTCGTCGAAGTGGAATCGGGCATCGAAGGCCTCGTCCACGTGTCGGAAATGGACTGGACCAACAAGAACGTTGCTCCGTCGAAGGTTGTCCAGCTGGGCGACGAAGTCGAAGTCATGGTCCTCGAGATCGACGAAGACCGTCGTCGTATCAGCCTCGGCATGAAGCAGTGCAAGCCGAATCCGTGGGATGACTTCAGCCGCAACTTCAAGAAGGGCGACAAGATCACGGGCGCAATCAAGTCGATCACCGACTTCGGCGTGTTCATCGGTCTGCCGGGCGGCATCGACGGCCTGGTCCACCTGTCGGACCTGTCGTGGAGCGAAGCTGGCGAAGAAGCGGTTCGCAAGTACAAGAAGGGCGACGAAGTCGAAGCAATCGTGCTCGGTATCGACGTCGAGAAGGAACGTATTTCGCTCGGCATCAAGCAGCTCGAAGGCGACCCGTTCAGCAACTACGTTGCAATGAACGACAAGGGCTCGATCGTCGACGGCGTCGTGAAGACGGTCGATGCGAAGGGTGCGGTCGTTACGCTGACGGGTGACATCGAAGGCTACCTGCGCGCGTCGGAAATCTCGCAGGATCGCGTCGAAGACGCACGCAACGTGCTGAAGGAAGGCGACAAGGTCAACGCGATGGTGATCAACATCGATCGCAAGTCGCGCGGCATCAACCTGTCGATCAAGGCGAAGGATTCGGCTGAACAACAGGAAGCGATCCGCGGCCTGCAGTCGGACTCCAGCGCTGCTGCGACCGGTACGACCAACCTCGGCGCGCTGCTGAAGGCGAAGCTCGACGGCCAGAACCAGTAA
- the cmk gene encoding (d)CMP kinase codes for MKSTRPFHPTPVITIDGPTASGKGTVAALVAAHLGFHLLDSGALYRLAALASVRYGIEAEDIDALVKLIDDLHITFREGCAQLDGVDVSNDIRAEAVGNRASAIAVHGPVRTALVARQRAFRKTPGLVADGRDMGTVIFPDAVLKVFLTASAEARATRRHKQLMQKGFSANIDDLLRDLRERDARDSNRAAAPLKPAADAKLLDTSALSVDEAVDQVLQWYRALGQPA; via the coding sequence ATGAAATCGACCCGACCCTTTCACCCGACTCCCGTCATCACGATCGACGGCCCGACTGCTTCCGGCAAGGGCACCGTCGCCGCGCTCGTCGCCGCGCATCTTGGCTTCCACCTGCTCGACAGCGGCGCGCTGTACCGGCTCGCCGCGCTCGCGAGCGTGCGCTATGGCATCGAGGCTGAGGACATCGACGCGCTGGTGAAGCTGATCGACGATCTCCACATCACGTTCCGCGAAGGCTGCGCGCAGCTCGACGGCGTCGATGTGTCGAACGACATCCGCGCCGAAGCGGTCGGCAACCGCGCGTCGGCGATCGCCGTGCACGGGCCGGTGCGCACCGCGCTCGTCGCGCGCCAGCGCGCGTTCCGCAAGACGCCGGGCCTCGTTGCGGACGGGCGCGACATGGGTACCGTGATCTTCCCGGACGCCGTGCTGAAGGTGTTCCTGACGGCCAGCGCCGAGGCGCGCGCGACCAGACGGCATAAGCAATTGATGCAAAAAGGTTTTTCTGCTAATATAGATGACTTGCTCCGGGATCTTCGTGAACGTGACGCGCGCGACAGCAATCGCGCGGCCGCGCCGCTTAAGCCCGCAGCAGATGCCAAGCTGCTCGACACATCGGCGCTTTCGGTCGATGAAGCGGTCGACCAGGTGCTGCAGTGGTACCGGGCGCTCGGCCAGCCGGCCTGA
- a CDS encoding integration host factor subunit beta, whose translation MTKSELVAQLASRFPQLVLKDADFAVKTMLDAMSDALAKGHRIEIRGFGSFGLNRRPARVGRNPKSGEKVQVPEKFVPHFKPGKELRERVDGRAGEPLKADDPDDER comes from the coding sequence ATGACCAAATCCGAGTTGGTCGCGCAGCTGGCATCGCGATTTCCGCAACTTGTCCTCAAGGATGCGGATTTCGCGGTGAAAACGATGCTCGATGCGATGTCTGACGCCCTGGCGAAAGGGCATCGCATTGAAATTCGGGGTTTCGGCAGCTTTGGCCTCAACCGTCGCCCGGCGCGCGTCGGACGCAACCCGAAGTCAGGGGAGAAAGTGCAGGTGCCCGAGAAGTTCGTGCCGCACTTCAAGCCTGGCAAGGAATTGCGCGAACGCGTCGACGGCCGCGCCGGTGAACCGCTGAAGGCTGATGATCCGGACGACGAGCGTTAA
- the lapB gene encoding lipopolysaccharide assembly protein LapB — MDLDFWWLLAIPVAFALGWAASRYDLKNLLSESANLPRSYFRGLNFLLNEQPDKAIDAFIEVAKLDPETVELHFALGNLFRRRGETDRAIRVHQNLLSRTDLPVNERDHALYELGQDFLKAGLLDRAEEAFHKLADGDYALGAQRALLTIYEIEKDWNKSIDTAKRIESMSDKPLGVEIAQFHCELAQDALQRKNAAAAAEQLRLALAVNPQNVRATVLSGDAAEAEGNHAAAIEHWKRVEAQNPAYLPLVADKLMKAYVALGKHAEGAELLMGYIDRYPSNDLLDIAYQHIAGLRGQDAAHTLARTQMEKSPNLSGMLHLLDAQIAAADEPRRKELEMMRALIKQRTKNLPRYTCQNCGFRARLFYWQCPGCSGWETYAPRRVEPAMPG; from the coding sequence ATGGATCTGGATTTCTGGTGGTTGCTCGCGATTCCGGTTGCGTTCGCGCTCGGTTGGGCGGCGTCACGCTATGACCTGAAGAATCTCCTGTCGGAGAGTGCCAACCTGCCGCGCTCGTATTTTCGCGGCCTGAATTTTCTGTTGAACGAACAACCCGACAAGGCGATCGATGCGTTCATCGAGGTCGCCAAGCTCGATCCCGAGACGGTCGAGCTGCACTTCGCGCTCGGCAACCTGTTTCGCCGCCGCGGCGAGACCGATCGCGCGATCCGCGTGCACCAGAACCTGCTGAGCCGCACGGACCTGCCGGTCAACGAGCGCGACCACGCGCTGTACGAGCTCGGCCAGGATTTCCTGAAGGCCGGGCTGCTCGATCGTGCCGAAGAGGCGTTTCACAAGCTCGCCGACGGCGATTACGCGCTCGGCGCGCAGCGGGCGCTGCTGACGATCTACGAGATCGAGAAGGACTGGAACAAGTCGATCGATACGGCGAAGCGCATCGAGTCGATGAGCGACAAGCCGCTTGGCGTCGAAATTGCCCAGTTCCACTGCGAACTCGCGCAGGACGCGCTGCAGCGAAAGAACGCGGCAGCGGCCGCCGAACAGCTGCGCCTGGCGCTGGCCGTGAACCCGCAGAACGTGCGCGCGACGGTGCTGTCCGGCGACGCGGCGGAAGCCGAGGGCAACCACGCGGCTGCGATCGAGCACTGGAAGCGCGTCGAGGCGCAGAATCCGGCGTATCTGCCGCTCGTCGCCGACAAGCTGATGAAGGCGTACGTCGCGCTCGGCAAGCATGCCGAAGGCGCCGAGCTGCTGATGGGGTATATCGACCGCTATCCGTCGAACGACCTGCTCGACATCGCGTACCAGCACATCGCTGGGTTGCGCGGCCAGGATGCCGCGCACACGCTCGCGCGCACGCAGATGGAGAAGTCTCCGAACCTGTCGGGGATGCTGCATCTGCTCGATGCGCAAATCGCCGCGGCCGACGAACCGCGTCGTAAGGAACTTGAAATGATGCGTGCGCTGATCAAGCAGCGCACGAAGAATCTGCCACGATATACGTGCCAGAATTGCGGTTTCCGGGCACGGCTCTTCTATTGGCAGTGCCCCGGATGCAGCGGCTGGGAAACCTATGCGCCGCGCCGCGTCGAACCTGCGATGCCGGGCTGA
- a CDS encoding prephenate dehydrogenase/arogenate dehydrogenase family protein, with translation MSGFAFNKLVIFGVGLIGGSLARALRERAPGGAGEVVGVGRSRASVERALALGVIDRAAALDDDAQLRDALTGADLVLLAAPVAQTGPLLARIAPWLEAATIVTDAGSTKSDVVAAAREALGARIAQFVPGHPIAGRESSGVEAALPDLYVGRNVVLCPLPENAPESVARIDAMWRATGADVRTMSTEQHDRVFASISHLPHVLSFALVEQILGEADAELKFSYAAGGFRDFTRIAASSPEMWRDVCVANRAALLDELDGYTRVLTRLRAAIDAGDGAALEAVFTRSRAARKAWQERGGTPAAEPVKK, from the coding sequence GTGTCAGGCTTTGCATTCAACAAACTGGTCATCTTCGGCGTCGGCCTGATCGGCGGATCGCTGGCCCGCGCGTTGCGCGAGCGCGCGCCGGGCGGCGCGGGCGAGGTTGTCGGCGTGGGCCGTTCGCGTGCTTCGGTCGAGCGTGCGCTCGCACTCGGCGTGATCGACCGCGCGGCGGCGCTCGACGACGACGCGCAATTGCGCGACGCGCTGACGGGTGCCGATCTGGTGCTGCTGGCTGCACCTGTCGCGCAGACGGGCCCGCTGCTCGCGCGCATCGCGCCGTGGCTTGAAGCGGCGACGATCGTCACCGATGCAGGCAGCACCAAGTCCGATGTCGTTGCGGCCGCGCGCGAAGCGCTCGGCGCGCGGATCGCGCAGTTCGTGCCGGGTCACCCGATCGCCGGCCGCGAGTCGAGCGGCGTCGAGGCCGCGTTGCCGGATCTGTACGTCGGCCGCAACGTCGTGCTGTGCCCGCTGCCGGAGAACGCACCCGAATCCGTTGCGCGGATCGATGCGATGTGGCGTGCAACGGGCGCCGACGTGCGCACGATGAGCACGGAGCAGCACGATCGCGTATTCGCGTCGATCAGTCATCTGCCGCACGTGCTGTCGTTCGCGCTCGTCGAGCAGATCCTCGGCGAGGCCGACGCGGAACTGAAATTCTCGTACGCGGCGGGCGGCTTCCGCGATTTCACGCGCATCGCGGCGTCGAGCCCGGAGATGTGGCGCGACGTGTGCGTCGCGAACCGCGCGGCGCTGCTCGATGAGCTCGATGGCTACACGCGTGTGCTCACGCGGCTGCGCGCGGCGATCGACGCCGGCGACGGCGCGGCGCTCGAAGCGGTGTTCACGCGCTCGCGCGCTGCCCGCAAGGCATGGCAGGAGCGTGGCGGTACGCCCGCTGCCGAACCGGTCAAGAAATAA
- a CDS encoding UDP-glucose dehydrogenase family protein, with protein sequence MKITIIGTGYVGLVTGACLAEIGHDVFCLDVDQRKIDILNNGGMPIHEPGLLDIITRNRAAGRLRFSTDIEASVAHGEIQFIAVGTPPDEDGSADLQYVLEAARNIGRHMTGFKVIVDKSTVPVGTAQRVRGVVDEALAARGLAGSVAHRFSVVSNPEFLKEGAAVEDFMRPDRIIIGVDDDETGTIAREKMKKLYAPFNRNHERTIYMDVRSAEFAKYAANAMLATRISFMNEMSNLADKVGADIEAVRRGIGSDPRIGYHFLYAGVGYGGSCFPKDVQALIRTAGENGQPLRILEAVEAANYAQKDVLISKIEQRFGADLTGREFAVWGLAFKPNTDDMREAPSRRLIAALLERGATVRAYDPVAVDEARRVFALDFGTDPDALARLHLVETQDIAVTGADALVIVTEWKEFRSPDFTRLKAELKAPVIFDGRNLYEPDAMAELGIDYYAIGRPYVDPQSSTRG encoded by the coding sequence ATGAAAATCACCATCATCGGCACCGGCTATGTCGGTCTCGTCACGGGCGCCTGTCTCGCGGAGATCGGTCACGACGTCTTCTGTCTCGACGTCGATCAGCGCAAGATCGACATCCTGAACAACGGCGGGATGCCGATTCACGAACCGGGGCTGCTGGACATCATCACGCGCAACCGCGCGGCGGGGCGCCTGCGCTTCTCGACCGATATCGAGGCGAGCGTCGCGCACGGCGAGATCCAGTTCATCGCCGTCGGCACGCCGCCCGACGAGGACGGCTCGGCCGACCTGCAGTACGTGCTCGAAGCCGCACGCAACATCGGCCGCCACATGACGGGCTTCAAGGTGATCGTCGACAAGTCGACAGTGCCGGTCGGCACCGCGCAGCGCGTGCGCGGCGTGGTCGACGAGGCGCTTGCCGCCCGCGGTCTGGCAGGCAGCGTCGCGCATCGCTTCTCGGTCGTGTCGAACCCGGAGTTCCTGAAGGAAGGCGCCGCGGTCGAAGACTTCATGCGTCCGGACCGGATCATCATCGGCGTCGACGACGACGAGACGGGCACGATCGCGCGCGAGAAGATGAAGAAGCTTTACGCGCCGTTCAATCGCAACCACGAGCGCACGATCTACATGGACGTGCGTTCGGCCGAATTCGCGAAATATGCGGCGAACGCGATGCTCGCCACGCGCATCTCGTTCATGAACGAGATGTCGAATCTGGCCGACAAGGTCGGCGCCGACATCGAGGCCGTGCGCCGCGGGATCGGCTCCGATCCGCGCATCGGCTATCACTTCCTGTACGCCGGCGTCGGCTACGGCGGCTCGTGCTTCCCGAAGGACGTCCAGGCGCTGATTCGCACGGCCGGCGAGAACGGCCAGCCGCTGCGCATCCTGGAGGCCGTCGAGGCGGCCAACTATGCGCAGAAGGACGTGCTGATCAGCAAGATCGAGCAGCGCTTCGGCGCCGACCTGACCGGCCGCGAGTTCGCGGTCTGGGGCCTGGCGTTCAAGCCGAACACCGACGACATGCGCGAGGCGCCGAGCCGTCGCCTGATCGCCGCGCTGCTCGAACGCGGCGCGACCGTGCGTGCGTACGATCCGGTCGCGGTCGACGAGGCGCGGCGCGTGTTTGCGCTCGATTTCGGCACCGATCCGGACGCGCTGGCGCGGCTGCATCTCGTCGAGACGCAGGACATCGCCGTGACGGGCGCGGACGCGCTCGTGATCGTGACCGAGTGGAAGGAATTCCGGAGCCCCGACTTCACGCGCCTGAAGGCCGAACTGAAGGCGCCGGTGATCTTCGACGGTCGCAACCTCTATGAGCCGGATGCGATGGCCGAACTGGGCATCGACTACTACGCGATCGGCCGGCCGTATGTCGATCCCCAGTCGTCCACCCGTGGCTGA
- the rfaD gene encoding ADP-glyceromanno-heptose 6-epimerase gives MTLIVTGAAGFIGANIVKALNERGETRIIAVDNLTRADKFRNLVDCEIDDYLDKTEFVERFARGDFGKVRAIFHEGACSDTMETDGRYMMDNNFRYSRAVLDACLAQGTQFLYASSAATYGGSTRFVEEREVEAPLNIYGYSKFLFDQVIRRVLPTAKSQIAGFRYFNVYGPRETHKGRMASVAFHNFNQFRAEGKVKLFGEYNGYAPGEQTRDFVSVEDVTKVNLFFFDHPEKSGIFNLGTGRAQPFNDIASTVVNTLRALDNQPPLTLAQQVEQGLIEYVPFPDALRGKYQCFTQADQTKLRAAGYDAPFLTVQEGVDRYVRWLSGQV, from the coding sequence ATGACCCTCATCGTCACCGGCGCAGCCGGTTTTATCGGCGCGAACATCGTCAAGGCGCTCAACGAGCGCGGCGAAACGCGCATCATCGCAGTCGACAACCTGACGCGTGCGGACAAGTTCCGGAATCTCGTCGATTGCGAGATCGACGACTATCTGGACAAGACGGAATTCGTCGAACGTTTCGCGCGCGGCGATTTCGGCAAGGTACGCGCGATTTTCCACGAAGGCGCCTGTTCGGACACGATGGAAACCGACGGCCGCTACATGATGGACAACAACTTCCGCTACAGCCGCGCGGTGCTCGACGCCTGCCTCGCGCAGGGCACGCAGTTCCTGTACGCGTCGTCGGCCGCGACCTACGGTGGATCGACGCGCTTCGTCGAGGAGCGCGAGGTCGAGGCGCCGCTGAACATCTACGGCTATTCGAAGTTCCTGTTCGACCAGGTGATCCGTCGCGTGCTGCCGACCGCGAAGAGCCAGATCGCCGGCTTCCGCTATTTCAACGTGTACGGCCCGCGCGAGACGCACAAGGGGCGCATGGCGTCGGTCGCGTTCCACAACTTCAACCAGTTCCGTGCGGAAGGCAAGGTGAAGCTGTTCGGCGAGTACAACGGCTATGCACCGGGCGAGCAGACGCGCGACTTCGTGTCGGTCGAGGACGTGACGAAGGTGAACCTGTTCTTCTTCGATCATCCGGAGAAGTCGGGCATCTTCAACCTCGGCACCGGCCGTGCGCAGCCGTTCAACGATATCGCGTCGACGGTCGTGAACACGCTGCGTGCGCTCGACAACCAGCCGCCGCTGACACTCGCGCAGCAGGTCGAGCAAGGGCTGATCGAATACGTGCCGTTCCCCGACGCACTGCGCGGCAAGTACCAGTGCTTCACGCAGGCCGATCAGACGAAGCTGCGCGCGGCCGGTTACGACGCGCCGTTCCTGACCGTGCAGGAAGGCGTCGACCGCTATGTGCGTTGGCTATCTGGCCAGGTTTAA
- the aroA gene encoding 3-phosphoshikimate 1-carboxyvinyltransferase, with amino-acid sequence MDYLDLGPYSSASGTVRLPGSKSISNRVLLLAALAEGETTITNLLDSDDTRVMLDALGKLGVKLARDGDTCVVAGTRGAFTAKTADLFLGNAGTAVRPLTAALAVNGGDYRVHGVPRMHERPIGDLVDGLRQVGAQIDYELNEGYPPLRIKPASISVDAPIRVRGDVSSQFLTALLMTLPLVKAKDGKIVVEVDGELISKPYIDITIRLMERFGVTVERDGWQRFVVPAGVRYRSPGRIMVEGDASSASYFLAAGALGGGPLRVEGVGRASIQGDVGFANALMQMGANVTMGDDWIDVRGIGHDHGKLEPIDMDFNLIPDAAMTIAVAALFANGTSTLRNIASWRVKETDRIAAMATELRKVGAIVEEGPDYLVVTPPEKLTPNAAIDTYDDHRMAMCFSLVSLGGVPVRINDPKCVGKTFPDYFDRFAALAKA; translated from the coding sequence ATGGACTATCTCGATCTCGGCCCGTACTCCAGCGCATCGGGCACCGTGCGCCTGCCCGGCTCGAAAAGCATTTCGAACCGCGTGCTGCTGCTCGCGGCGCTTGCCGAAGGCGAAACGACGATCACCAACTTGCTCGATTCCGACGACACGCGCGTGATGCTCGACGCACTCGGCAAGCTCGGCGTGAAGCTCGCGCGTGATGGCGACACCTGCGTCGTGGCGGGCACGCGCGGCGCATTCACCGCGAAGACGGCCGACCTGTTCCTCGGCAACGCGGGCACGGCCGTGCGGCCGCTGACCGCCGCGCTCGCGGTGAACGGCGGCGACTATCGCGTGCACGGCGTGCCGCGCATGCACGAGCGGCCGATCGGCGACCTCGTCGACGGTCTGAGGCAAGTCGGCGCGCAGATCGACTACGAGTTGAACGAAGGCTACCCGCCGCTGCGGATCAAGCCGGCGAGCATTTCCGTCGACGCGCCGATCCGCGTGCGCGGCGACGTGTCGAGCCAGTTCCTCACGGCGTTGCTGATGACGCTGCCGCTCGTGAAGGCGAAGGACGGCAAGATCGTCGTCGAGGTCGATGGCGAGCTGATCTCGAAGCCGTACATCGACATCACGATCCGGCTGATGGAGCGCTTCGGCGTGACCGTCGAGCGCGACGGCTGGCAGCGCTTCGTCGTGCCGGCCGGCGTCCGCTATCGCTCGCCGGGGCGGATCATGGTCGAGGGCGACGCGTCTTCCGCGTCGTACTTTCTCGCGGCCGGCGCGCTCGGCGGCGGCCCGCTGCGCGTCGAAGGCGTGGGGCGAGCGAGCATCCAGGGCGATGTCGGCTTCGCGAACGCGCTGATGCAGATGGGCGCGAACGTGACGATGGGCGACGACTGGATCGACGTACGCGGCATCGGCCACGACCACGGCAAGCTCGAGCCGATCGACATGGACTTCAACCTGATCCCCGATGCGGCGATGACCATCGCGGTCGCGGCGCTGTTCGCGAACGGCACGAGCACGCTGCGCAACATCGCGAGCTGGCGCGTGAAGGAAACCGACCGCATCGCCGCGATGGCGACCGAGCTGCGCAAGGTCGGCGCGATCGTCGAGGAAGGCCCCGACTACCTCGTCGTCACGCCGCCGGAAAAGCTCACGCCGAACGCGGCGATCGACACGTACGACGATCACCGGATGGCGATGTGCTTCTCGCTCGTCAGCCTGGGCGGCGTGCCCGTGCGGATCAACGATCCGAAGTGCGTCGGCAAGACGTTCCCCGACTATTTCGACCGCTTCGCCGCGCTCGCCAAAGCCTGA
- a CDS encoding lipopolysaccharide assembly protein LapA domain-containing protein, with translation MKFIVWLIRVLVFVLLLVLALANTQTATLNFVAGYSWQAPLILIGLAFFAVGLLAGLLSALPSIFRLRLENGRLKRDLRAARETPAVIDQPPMPPVI, from the coding sequence ATGAAGTTTATCGTCTGGCTGATCCGGGTATTGGTGTTCGTACTGCTGCTGGTGCTTGCGCTGGCCAATACGCAAACCGCGACGCTGAATTTCGTTGCCGGCTATTCATGGCAAGCGCCGCTGATCCTGATCGGCCTGGCGTTCTTCGCCGTGGGGCTGCTGGCCGGCTTGCTGTCCGCGCTGCCTTCGATCTTCCGCCTGCGTCTCGAGAACGGGCGCCTGAAGCGCGATCTGCGTGCGGCGCGCGAAACGCCGGCCGTCATCGACCAGCCGCCGATGCCGCCCGTCATTTAA
- the rfaE1 gene encoding D-glycero-beta-D-manno-heptose-7-phosphate kinase, with product MNTLREVVPVPREQIARSRVLVVGDVMLDRYWFGNVDRISPEAPVPVVHVQRQEERLGGAANVARNAVTLGGQAGLLCVVGCDEPGERIVELLGSSGVTPHLERDPALPTTIKLRVLARQQQLLRVDFEAMPTHEVLLAGLARFDALLPQHDVVLMSDYAKGGLTHVTTMIEKARAAGKSVLVDPKGDDWARYRGASLITPNRAELREVVGQWKSEDDLRARVAKLRAELDIDALLLTRSEEGMTLFSATGELHAPALAREVFDVSGAGDTVIATVATMLGAGVPLVDAVVLANRAAGIVVGKLGTATVDYDELFH from the coding sequence ATGAATACTCTCCGCGAAGTCGTTCCGGTGCCGCGCGAGCAGATCGCGCGCTCGCGCGTGCTTGTCGTCGGCGACGTGATGCTCGACCGTTACTGGTTCGGCAACGTCGATCGCATTTCGCCTGAGGCACCGGTGCCGGTCGTGCACGTGCAGCGTCAGGAAGAGCGCCTCGGCGGTGCGGCCAACGTCGCACGCAACGCCGTGACGCTCGGCGGCCAGGCCGGATTGCTGTGCGTCGTCGGTTGTGACGAACCCGGCGAGCGGATCGTCGAGCTGCTCGGCAGCAGCGGCGTGACGCCGCATCTCGAGCGCGACCCGGCGCTGCCGACCACGATCAAGCTGCGCGTGCTCGCGCGCCAGCAGCAACTGCTGCGCGTCGACTTCGAGGCGATGCCGACGCACGAGGTGCTGCTCGCGGGGCTCGCGCGCTTCGATGCGCTGCTGCCGCAGCACGACGTCGTGCTGATGTCGGATTACGCAAAAGGCGGCCTGACGCACGTCACGACGATGATCGAGAAGGCGCGTGCGGCCGGCAAGTCCGTCCTCGTCGACCCGAAGGGCGACGACTGGGCACGCTATCGCGGCGCGTCGCTGATCACGCCGAATCGCGCTGAACTGCGCGAAGTGGTCGGGCAGTGGAAGTCGGAAGACGATCTGCGCGCGCGCGTCGCGAAGCTGCGCGCGGAACTCGACATCGACGCGCTGCTGCTCACGCGTTCGGAGGAAGGGATGACGCTGTTTTCCGCCACTGGCGAACTGCACGCACCGGCGCTCGCGCGCGAGGTGTTCGACGTGTCGGGCGCGGGCGATACCGTGATTGCAACGGTCGCGACGATGCTCGGCGCGGGCGTGCCGCTCGTCGACGCCGTCGTGCTCGCGAATCGCGCGGCAGGCATCGTGGTCGGCAAGCTCGGCACGGCCACGGTGGACTACGACGAACTGTTTCACTGA